A window of Columba livia isolate bColLiv1 breed racing homer unplaced genomic scaffold, bColLiv1.pat.W.v2 Scaffold_140, whole genome shotgun sequence contains these coding sequences:
- the LOC135577815 gene encoding olfactory receptor 14J1-like → KPLHYGTLLGSRACVHMAAAAWATGFLNALLHTANTFSLPLCKGNALGQFFCEIPQILKLSCSHSYLRELGLIVVSVCLAFGCFVFIVVSYVQILRAVLRIPSEQGRHKAFSTCLPHLAVVSLFLSTVMFAYLKPPSISSPSLDLVVSVLYSVVPPAVNPLI, encoded by the coding sequence aaacccctgcactacgggaccctcctgggcagcagagcttgtgtccacatggcagcagctgcctgggccactgggtttctcaatgctctgctgcacacggccaatacattttcactgcccctgtgcaagggcaatgccctgggccagttcttctgtgaaatcccccagatcctcaagctctcctgctcacactcctacctcagggaacttggccTTATTGTGGTCAGTGTCTGCTtagcatttggctgttttgtgttcattgtggtgtcctatgtgcagatcttgagggccgtgctgaggatcccctctgagcagggacggcacaaagccttttccacctgcctccctcacctggccgtggtctccctgttcctcagcactgtcatgtttgcctacctgaagcccccctctatatcttctccttccctggacctggtggtgtctgttctgtactcggtggtgcctccagcagtgaaccccctcatc